The Pyxicephalus adspersus chromosome 1, UCB_Pads_2.0, whole genome shotgun sequence sequence TCAacggttcttgcctgataatcagctcaaggccgttatcgggtgagaatctggcggaTCAAggcgatggacgactaacgatcctaatgcaagggaagggggagagtgcacagcggggtgccgctcctttgCTCTCCCCCCcacctctgcatagagcagaacagtgctgtatgtacagccctcgttcatgctcccgtgcagtagtttgtcattggaaacgattgtgaaagatcctgtccaacgactattattgcacgtgtgtatgcggctttaggggCAGCTATAACCTTAAGGCTCCAAACAATAACCCCAAGGCCACTATATTACCCCTGGGCCAGCAAGTGATAAAATCGAGAATACCCAGAAAGATTACCATTCATTGCATAATGTCTCTCTGGGGCTGTAGCACCCCTTATTCAAGGTGAGCATGTCTCCAAGCATCTCAAGTTGGCTCTCCCATTTTCTGTCATGGCAGGGGGGAGTTAATTCCTTACAAACCACCAAGACCCCCATGTTATGGCTTCAACTTCCATCCCCATGGTTTTGTTGATCTGCTCTCACTACTAAAAGAGACCACCGGCCAAGCTGGGGCTACATATGATATGCCACTGGCCCTGGAGTGACCACCTCAGTTGCTCTTGCATATTAATCTTTTAAAAACCCTAATGAGCCTGAAGTAAATGGCATAGAAGGAACCTAAGATAACATTGAAGTAAAGGAATAATGTTATATTCAGATCAACCAGATGGAAATATATGGAGGTGTGAAAacgaaataagaaaaaaatcagaacgGCGTTGACATACATCACTCCATATAACTCCTAAAAGCAGCTCTATGTACTATTTTCCTATCAATCTATTTATTGCATAGGGAGACTTGTTTGTTCATATGCTTGCAAAACCGATTCAAATGTATTAGACTGGATTTATTGCACAAAGGGAAAGCAAAAGATAAAgccataacatacaaaaaaaaatcaaaatgagtGTACAGTGTGTGTCATAGCAAACATTTGAGAATTGCCTGTGTACTTACAAACTGACAACACCCCAGAATAATATTTCATGTTATTCAGGaggtaaatattgcatttaaactGGACTTATATTGCAAGCGACCATTGATGACTGGGTTCTAAAATATACTCATTACCTGCTCAGTGTTCTGATCCTCAtcacccagaatgagtatacagccaATAGTCGCACGGTTACCTGCATACATGTTTTAGGTATGTTacaaactactgaaaccaaaagagcAGCTTTAGATAAAGACAATtaccattctttacaatgagttttggaatggcagcttccataatctCTCAGTGATCGGTTCAAGTACAGCACAGATACAATCCAATAATCATATTATAACAGTGCACACAATACAAAATCGTGTCTGTATAAGGCAAGATACCCATTTAtgattagggaaaaaaaaaagaactagggGAGGGGTAATAAAGGGGGAGGAGAGGGCAATATGGGAGAACAGAAAAGTAAGCCCACGTCAGGGGGGCTGTTTTGAGGAGCAGTATTCAATCCAAGAATTCCAGGTGAGGTCGAATGCATGTGGAGTGTTTTTGAGAGTACATGTAAGCTTGTCACTAACTATTATCCAGTTTTTGTCGGCAGCAATGCCAAGGAGATGATGGGTAATTTCCAGGCCTTAACCAATGTCATTCTGTCTGCTAGCAAAAAGTAATTACACAATTTCCTGTGACATTTCAGTAAGGGCGTATCAATTTTATTTAGGAGGGCACTTTCCAGGCATGGGTGAAAGAAAGTCTGTAGTACCAGTGATATGATTTGGAATACTCTCTCCCAGTATTCCTGCGCCAATGGGCAAGATCATCATATTTGCTCCATGCTGCCCACACCTCCTGAGGAGCCCGGAAAGAATCAAAAGACTTTTGTAGTCACTAGTACTAGCGGAGCATCAGTTATCACTTAAGCGATATTTTGAAGATATTGCATGCCACGTCATTCCAGTATTCCAGCTCCCATGTTTTATGCATATCGGTTTTCCAGGCCTTCATATACGGAAGTTTGGAAGAGGGGGCTGACAAGGCCGAATCTAGAATGGAAATCTGGCCAGTGGCGTCAGCAAGGGATTTGCAGGTGCTTTCAAATGCATATATGTTGCATGAAGGAGATTCCTGAGAAAGCTCACAAATTAGTTGCGTCGGTTTTAGAGAAAGTACTCAAAAGAAGGAAGTGCTTTGGATTTGACTAAGACTTCAAAGCGTAATATGTTTCCACCAAGGATCAAATCCCTCACCCTAAAGAAGCTATTGTTGCACCACCAGCCAAATTGGTTAAGTTCCATCCCCAGTGGGAACTCTGGAGACAGGTCCACTTTTTACCAATAAATGCGTGTAAGTGGGCCATGGGAATCATTAATGATTAGGTACTATGATTTTATTTAGGAGTCAATAAACAGAAGATGAGAGACCAAAACACTAAAAGGGCaatatatgaatgtatgtatgtatgtatgtatgtctaaACGTATTCAGGAAGAACAAAAataattcctattttatttttccacataAGAATAGAAttatttaaacagatataaaaacagtTATACTCACTTAGTTCATCCCGGTGCTTCTCTGTTTGTGCAAAATATTGGCGCAGTTCTTCAGTGATCTCCATGCTGCTAAAGTCACATTCTATTTCATCAGAATCAGAATCAGTTAATGCACCAGCTTCCTGTTCCATATCAGACTCTTTGTCTTTAGAAGAAGATACCTTTAAACATGGACGTGGCCTTTGTGACTGTTTTTGAGGACCAGTGTTGATGCCCGGGCGAGAAGATTCCCTATGCCAATCAGCATAGCGACCAGCTTGAAATGTGTCAGCCAGGTACCAGGGAGGATAATAGAGAGAAGCCACCGCCATTCTGTATGCTCTCTTATGTCTGTACAACCACTGCATTGCTTGACTGTAATGCTTCCAATACCTAGAATAAACTCGGCCTGCATACCATGGCTCTGTTTCTTGAAGATGGTAAATGCTTGCCTAggtagacagaaatagaaaacttaaaaaaactatatatggTAATGGTTTTGTGTACCAAGAATGTTAGTAAGTG is a genomic window containing:
- the GEMIN8 gene encoding gem-associated protein 8, producing MHSGPSTQLASIYHLQETEPWYAGRVYSRYWKHYSQAMQWLYRHKRAYRMAVASLYYPPWYLADTFQAGRYADWHRESSRPGINTGPQKQSQRPRPCLKVSSSKDKESDMEQEAGALTDSDSDEIECDFSSMEITEELRQYFAQTEKHRDELKRQQQLEEELHGQYVDAGHDLHIPTKRSTQPPSERPGERRRIEMKKLYGEDAAKIQGMETAIQLNFDRHCDKKQPKYWPIIPLKL